One window from the genome of Miscanthus floridulus cultivar M001 unplaced genomic scaffold, ASM1932011v1 os_2633_1_2, whole genome shotgun sequence encodes:
- the LOC136535250 gene encoding glycine-rich protein 2-like, which translates to MTAAVRVPTTATAVSLSGLFPYSSPTPAALEGGFGGKGEAGQPGGGDGGRAAFGSWRQWKRTDQGGAGASRRCSRANMVMATVGGGGGGGGGGCRGRGRVSPELRGHDCGAPARPYRTVTGRWARRKTNAVAQRGRGTEGPPAVEGRGGGGCRAREKEGSED; encoded by the coding sequence ATGACAGCGGCGGTTAGGGTTCCAACGACGGCGACGGCAGTCTCCCTCTCCGGCCTCTTCCCCtattcttctccaactccggcggCCTTAGAAGGGGGTTTTGGGGGGAAGGGGGAGGCAGGCCAGCCAGGCGGTGGGGACGGCGGGAGGGCAGCGTTCGGGTCCTGGCGGCAGTGGAAGCGGACGGACCAGGGCGGGGCAGGGGCATCGCGGCGGTGTTCGCGAGCGAATATGGTCATGGCGACggtgggagggggagggggagggggaggaggaggctgCCGCGGGCGTGGTAGGGTCTCACCAGAGCTCCGTGGCCACGACTgtggagctccggcgagaccCTACCGCACCGTGACGGGGCGGTGGGCGAGGAGGAAGACGAACGCTGTCGCGCAGAGAGGAAGAGGGACGGAGGGGCCACCGGCGGTGGAGGGCAGAGGAGGGGGGGGCTGCCGGGCACGGGAAAAAGAGGGCAGTGAGGACTGA